In Eulemur rufifrons isolate Redbay chromosome 3, OSU_ERuf_1, whole genome shotgun sequence, a single window of DNA contains:
- the LRATD2 gene encoding protein LRATD2, with the protein MGNQVEKLTHLSYKEVPTADPTGVDRDDGPRIGVSYIFSNDDEDVEPQPPPQRPNGGSLPDGGDGPPLPQPQPYDPRLHEVECSVFYRDECIYQKSFAPGSAALSTYTPENLLNKCKPGDLVEFVSQAQYPHWAVYVGNFQVVHLHRLEVSNSFLTDASQGRRGRVVNDLYRYKPLSPSAVVRNALAHVGAKERELSWRNSESFAAWCRYGKREFKIGGELRIGKQPYRLQIQLSAQRSHTLEFQSLEDLIMEKRRNDQIGRAAVLQELAMHLHPAEPDEGDSNLARTTPPPGRPPAPSSEEEDGEAVAH; encoded by the coding sequence ATGGGCAACCAGGTGGAGAAACTGACCCACCTAAGTTACAAGGAAGTTCCCACGGCCGACCCGACTGGCGTGGACCGGGACGACGGGCCCCGCATTGGGGTCTCCTACATCTTCTCCAATGACGATGAGGACGTGGAGCCGCAGCCTCCTCCCCAAAGGCCCAATGGCGGCAGCCTGCCCGACGGTGGGGACGGGCCTCcgctcccccagcctcagccgTACGATCCGCGGCTGCACGAGGTGGAATGCTCCGTGTTCTACCGCGACGAGTGCATATACCAGAAGAGCTTCGCGCCAGGCTCGGCGGCGCTGAGCACCTACACGCCTGAGAACCTACTCAACAAGTGCAAACCAGGCGACCTAGTGGAGTTCGTGTCGCAGGCGCAGTACCCGCATTGGGCGGTGTACGTGGGCAACTTCCAGGTGGTGCACCTGCACCGGCTGGAGGTGAGCAACAGCTTCCTGACAGACGCAAGCCAGGGCCGTCGCGGACGCGTGGTCAACGATCTGTACCGTTACAAGCCGCTGAGCCCCAGCGCGGTGGTGCGCAACGCGCTGGCGCATGTGGGCGCCAAGGAGCGCGAGCTGAGCTGGCGCAACTCCGAGAGCTTCGCCGCCTGGTGCCGCTATGGTAAGCGCGAGTTCAAGATCGGCGGCGAGCTGCGCATTGGCAAGCAGCCCTACCGGCTACAGATTCAACTCTCGGCGCAGCGCAGCCACACGTTGGAGTTCCAGAGCCTGGAGGACCTGATCATGGAGAAGCGGCGCAACGATCAGATCGGCCGCGCGGCCGTACTGCAGGAGCTCGCTATGCACCTGCACCCGGCCGAGCCGGACGAGGGCGACAGCAACCTGGCTCGGACTACGCCGCCTCCCGGGCGCCCCCCTGCGCCCAGCTCCGAGGAGGAGGACGGAGAGGCGGTGGCACACTAA